A genomic window from Gossypium hirsutum isolate 1008001.06 chromosome D10, Gossypium_hirsutum_v2.1, whole genome shotgun sequence includes:
- the LOC107914298 gene encoding aminopeptidase P1 isoform X3 yields the protein MAEILSALRSLMASHSPPLHALIVPSEDYHQSEYVSDRDKRREFVSGFTGSAGLALITKDEARLWTDGRYFLQAMQQLSDQWQLMRIGEDPSVDSWISDNLPREAAIGVDPWCVSVDTAQRWERAFAKNQQKLIQTSSNLVDEVWKNQPPAETNPVIVHPLEFAGRSVAEKLKDLREKLAIERARGIIITALDEVAWLYNIRGSDVSYCPVVHAFAIVTLNSAFLYVDKRKVSSKVSSSIQENGIEVREYGAVSSDVALLASNQLDKDTGLSSGRNDVCETGTCEAEENNNDLIWVDPASCCYALFSKLDAKKMLLQQSPLALAKALKNPVELDGLRNAHIRDGAAVVQYLVWLDKQMQEIYGASGYFLEGKGASKKRFRETMKLTEVTASDKLEGFRATKEHFRGLSFPTISSVGPNAAVIHYSPQPETCAELDPDSIYLFDSGAQYLDGTTDITRTVHFGKPSEHEKACYTSVLKGHIALGNARFPNGTNGHALDILARIPLWRYGLDYRHGTGHGIGSYLNVHEGPHLISFRPQARNVPLQASMTVTDEPGYYADGNFGIRLENVLVIKEADTEFNFGDKGYLSFEHITWAPYQIKLIDLSLLTPEEIEWLNTYHSKCREILAPSMDKNELDWLKKATEPVSA from the exons ATGGCGGAAATACTTTCTGCTTTGAGGTCTTTAATGGCCTCTCACTCTCCTCCTCTCCATGCCTTAATCGTCCCTTCTGAAGATTATCATCAA AGCGAATATGTTTCTGATCGTGATAAAAGGCGCGAATTTGTTTCTGGATTCACTGGAAGTGcag GTTTGGCACTTATTACAAAAGATGAAGCAAGGCTATGGACGGACGGCCGATATTTCTTGCAAGCGATGCAGCAGCTTAGTGATCAATGGCAACTGATGCGTATCGGAGAAGATCCTTCAGTTGATTCCTGGATATCTGAT AATTTGCCGAGAGAGGCAGCTATTGGGGTCGATCCTTGGTGTGTATCAGTGGATACGGCTCAAAGATGGGAACGTGCTTTTGCGAAAAACCAGCAGAAATTAATTCAAACCTCAAGCAATTTGGTTGATGAGGTGTGGAAAAACCAGCCACCCGCTGAAACTAACCCAGTTATCGTTCATCCCTTGGAATTTGCTGGTCGTTCTGTTGCTGAAAAGTTGAAAGATTTGAGAGAGAAGCTTGCTATTGAAAGGGCTCGTGGAATTATTATCACAGCTTTAGATGAG GTGGCTTGGTTATATAATATCCGTGGGAGTGATGTCTCTTACTGTCCAGTCGTTCATGCATTTGCTATTGTAACATTGAACTCGGCTTTCCTTTATGTGGACAAGAGGAAGGTTTCATCTAAG GTGAGCTCTTCCATACAAGAGAATGGAATTGAAGTTCGGGAGTATGGTGCTGTGAGCTCAGATGTTGCGTTGTTAGCATCTAATCAGCTTGATAAGGACACAGGATTAAGTTCTGGTCGAAATGATGTTTGTGAAACTGGCACATGTGAAGCAGAAGAAAACAATAATGATCTTATATGGGTTGATCCTGCTTCATGCTGCTATGCATTATTTTCGAAACTAGATGCTAAGAAGATGCTCCTGCAGCAGTCACCTTTGGCCCTTGCTAAAGCCTTAAAG AATCCAGTTGAGTTGGATGGATTAAGGAATGCACATATCCGGGATGGTGCAGCTGTTGTGCAGTATCTTGTCTGGTTGGATAAACAG ATGCAAGAGATTTATGGGGCTTCTGGCTACTTCTTGGAGGGGAAGGGAGCAAGCAAAAAAAGATT CAGAGAGACTATGAAACTGACTGAGGTGACTGCTAGTGATAAGTTGGAGGGATTTCGTGCAACAAAAGAG CACTTTAGAGGCCTAAGTTTCCCTACTATTTCTTCGGTTGGTCCAAATGCGGCCGTCATTCATTACTCACCTCAGCCTGAAACATGTGCTGAACTTGATCCAGATAGCATTTATCTATTTGATTCAGGAGCGCAG TATCTAGATGGAACAACTGATATAACTCGGACAGTTCATTTTGGAAAGCCTTCAGAACATGAGAAGGCTTGCTATACCTCA GTTCTTAAGGGCCATATTGCTCTGGGAAATGCTCGCTTTCCTAATGGAACAAATG GTCATgcacttgatattctagctcgaATTCCTTTGTGGAGGTATGGTCTTGATTATCGACATGGTACTGGTCATGGAATTGGATCTTACCTAAATGTTCATGAAG GGCCACATCTAATTAGCTTCAGACCACAGGCTCGTAATGTGCCACTTCAAGCTTCTATGACAGTAACAGATG AACCTGGATATTATGCAGATGGGAACTTTGGGATAAGATTAGAGAATGTACTCGTAATCAAGGAGGCTGATACTGAATTCAATTTTGGTGATAAGGGATACTTATCATTTGAGCATATCACTTGG GCACCATATCAGATAAAGTTGATTGACTTGAGCCTCTTAACACCTGAGGAGATTGAATGGTTAAATACCTACCATTCAAAATGCAGGGAAATTCTTGCACCATCAATGGATAAAAACGAGCTGGATTGGCTGAAAAAAGCCACTGAACCTGTAAGTGCATGA
- the LOC107914298 gene encoding aminopeptidase P1 isoform X4, with product MAEILSALRSLMASHSPPLHALIVPSEDYHQSEYVSDRDKRREFVSGFTGSAGLALITKDEARLWTDGRYFLQAMQQLSDQWQLMRIGEDPSVDSWISDNLPREAAIGVDPWCVSVDTAQRWERAFAKNQQKLIQTSSNLVDEVWKNQPPAETNPVIVHPLEFAGRSVAEKLKDLREKLAIERARGIIITALDEVAWLYNIRGSDVSYCPVVHAFAIVTLNSAFLYVDKRKVSSKVSSSIQENGIEVREYGAVSSDVALLASNQLDKDTGLSSGRNDVCETGTCEAEENNNDLIWVDPASCCYALFSKLDAKKMLLQQSPLALAKALKNPVELDGLRNAHIRDGAAVVQYLVWLDKQMQEIYGASGYFLEGKGASKKRLETMKLTEVTASDKLEGFRATKEHFRGLSFPTISSVGPNAAVIHYSPQPETCAELDPDSIYLFDSGAQYLDGTTDITRTVHFGKPSEHEKACYTSVLKGHIALGNARFPNGTNGHALDILARIPLWRYGLDYRHGTGHGIGSYLNVHEGPHLISFRPQARNVPLQASMTVTDEPGYYADGNFGIRLENVLVIKEADTEFNFGDKGYLSFEHITWAPYQIKLIDLSLLTPEEIEWLNTYHSKCREILAPSMDKNELDWLKKATEPVSA from the exons ATGGCGGAAATACTTTCTGCTTTGAGGTCTTTAATGGCCTCTCACTCTCCTCCTCTCCATGCCTTAATCGTCCCTTCTGAAGATTATCATCAA AGCGAATATGTTTCTGATCGTGATAAAAGGCGCGAATTTGTTTCTGGATTCACTGGAAGTGcag GTTTGGCACTTATTACAAAAGATGAAGCAAGGCTATGGACGGACGGCCGATATTTCTTGCAAGCGATGCAGCAGCTTAGTGATCAATGGCAACTGATGCGTATCGGAGAAGATCCTTCAGTTGATTCCTGGATATCTGAT AATTTGCCGAGAGAGGCAGCTATTGGGGTCGATCCTTGGTGTGTATCAGTGGATACGGCTCAAAGATGGGAACGTGCTTTTGCGAAAAACCAGCAGAAATTAATTCAAACCTCAAGCAATTTGGTTGATGAGGTGTGGAAAAACCAGCCACCCGCTGAAACTAACCCAGTTATCGTTCATCCCTTGGAATTTGCTGGTCGTTCTGTTGCTGAAAAGTTGAAAGATTTGAGAGAGAAGCTTGCTATTGAAAGGGCTCGTGGAATTATTATCACAGCTTTAGATGAG GTGGCTTGGTTATATAATATCCGTGGGAGTGATGTCTCTTACTGTCCAGTCGTTCATGCATTTGCTATTGTAACATTGAACTCGGCTTTCCTTTATGTGGACAAGAGGAAGGTTTCATCTAAG GTGAGCTCTTCCATACAAGAGAATGGAATTGAAGTTCGGGAGTATGGTGCTGTGAGCTCAGATGTTGCGTTGTTAGCATCTAATCAGCTTGATAAGGACACAGGATTAAGTTCTGGTCGAAATGATGTTTGTGAAACTGGCACATGTGAAGCAGAAGAAAACAATAATGATCTTATATGGGTTGATCCTGCTTCATGCTGCTATGCATTATTTTCGAAACTAGATGCTAAGAAGATGCTCCTGCAGCAGTCACCTTTGGCCCTTGCTAAAGCCTTAAAG AATCCAGTTGAGTTGGATGGATTAAGGAATGCACATATCCGGGATGGTGCAGCTGTTGTGCAGTATCTTGTCTGGTTGGATAAACAG ATGCAAGAGATTTATGGGGCTTCTGGCTACTTCTTGGAGGGGAAGGGAGCAAGCAAAAAAAGATT AGAGACTATGAAACTGACTGAGGTGACTGCTAGTGATAAGTTGGAGGGATTTCGTGCAACAAAAGAG CACTTTAGAGGCCTAAGTTTCCCTACTATTTCTTCGGTTGGTCCAAATGCGGCCGTCATTCATTACTCACCTCAGCCTGAAACATGTGCTGAACTTGATCCAGATAGCATTTATCTATTTGATTCAGGAGCGCAG TATCTAGATGGAACAACTGATATAACTCGGACAGTTCATTTTGGAAAGCCTTCAGAACATGAGAAGGCTTGCTATACCTCA GTTCTTAAGGGCCATATTGCTCTGGGAAATGCTCGCTTTCCTAATGGAACAAATG GTCATgcacttgatattctagctcgaATTCCTTTGTGGAGGTATGGTCTTGATTATCGACATGGTACTGGTCATGGAATTGGATCTTACCTAAATGTTCATGAAG GGCCACATCTAATTAGCTTCAGACCACAGGCTCGTAATGTGCCACTTCAAGCTTCTATGACAGTAACAGATG AACCTGGATATTATGCAGATGGGAACTTTGGGATAAGATTAGAGAATGTACTCGTAATCAAGGAGGCTGATACTGAATTCAATTTTGGTGATAAGGGATACTTATCATTTGAGCATATCACTTGG GCACCATATCAGATAAAGTTGATTGACTTGAGCCTCTTAACACCTGAGGAGATTGAATGGTTAAATACCTACCATTCAAAATGCAGGGAAATTCTTGCACCATCAATGGATAAAAACGAGCTGGATTGGCTGAAAAAAGCCACTGAACCTGTAAGTGCATGA
- the LOC121222026 gene encoding uncharacterized protein, producing MGAGYQVAAGIYELNAGLWAILDGLELAWEKKLTKLLVGRDSVSVVKMVREQSREDDTNLVSRIKDLLMRQWEVTVQYIPKLVNMAADCMANVRADEALNLVIYFQYTACSSEDNYTPIFNGCFD from the coding sequence ATGGGAGCTGGATATCAGGTTGCTGCAGGAATATATGAGCTAAATGCTGGACTTTGGGCAATATTGGATGGCCTGGAACTAGCTTGGGAGAAAAAATTAACAAAGTTGCTGGTCGGAAGGGACAGCGTAAGTGTTGTGAAGATGGTTCGAGAACAAAGCAGAGAAGATGATACAAACCTGGTAAGCAGGATCAAGGATCTACTGATGAGACAATGGGAAGTTACGGTGCAGTACATACCAAAGCTGGTTAACATGGCTGCTGACTGCATGGCAAACGTGAGAGCAGATGAAGCTTTGAATCTGGTTATATATTTTCAATACACCGCCTGTAGCAGTGAAGACAATTATACTCCGATATTTAATGGATGCTTCGATTAA
- the LOC107914298 gene encoding aminopeptidase P1 isoform X1: protein MAEILSALRSLMASHSPPLHALIVPSEDYHQSEYVSDRDKRREFVSGFTGSAGLALITKDEARLWTDGRYFLQAMQQLSDQWQLMRIGEDPSVDSWISDNLPREAAIGVDPWCVSVDTAQRWERAFAKNQQKLIQTSSNLVDEVWKNQPPAETNPVIVHPLEFAGRSVAEKLKDLREKLAIERARGIIITALDEVAWLYNIRGSDVSYCPVVHAFAIVTLNSAFLYVDKRKVSSKVSSSIQENGIEVREYGAVSSDVALLASNQLDKDTGLSSGRNDVCETGTCEAEENNNDLIWVDPASCCYALFSKLDAKKMLLQQSPLALAKALKNPVELDGLRNAHIRDGAAVVQYLVWLDKQMQEIYGASGYFLEGKGASKKRFRETMKLTEVTASDKLEGFRATKEHFRGLSFPTISSVGPNAAVIHYSPQPETCAELDPDSIYLFDSGAQYLDGTTDITRTVHFGKPSEHEKACYTSDSTQVLKGHIALGNARFPNGTNGHALDILARIPLWRYGLDYRHGTGHGIGSYLNVHEGPHLISFRPQARNVPLQASMTVTDEPGYYADGNFGIRLENVLVIKEADTEFNFGDKGYLSFEHITWAPYQIKLIDLSLLTPEEIEWLNTYHSKCREILAPSMDKNELDWLKKATEPVSA from the exons ATGGCGGAAATACTTTCTGCTTTGAGGTCTTTAATGGCCTCTCACTCTCCTCCTCTCCATGCCTTAATCGTCCCTTCTGAAGATTATCATCAA AGCGAATATGTTTCTGATCGTGATAAAAGGCGCGAATTTGTTTCTGGATTCACTGGAAGTGcag GTTTGGCACTTATTACAAAAGATGAAGCAAGGCTATGGACGGACGGCCGATATTTCTTGCAAGCGATGCAGCAGCTTAGTGATCAATGGCAACTGATGCGTATCGGAGAAGATCCTTCAGTTGATTCCTGGATATCTGAT AATTTGCCGAGAGAGGCAGCTATTGGGGTCGATCCTTGGTGTGTATCAGTGGATACGGCTCAAAGATGGGAACGTGCTTTTGCGAAAAACCAGCAGAAATTAATTCAAACCTCAAGCAATTTGGTTGATGAGGTGTGGAAAAACCAGCCACCCGCTGAAACTAACCCAGTTATCGTTCATCCCTTGGAATTTGCTGGTCGTTCTGTTGCTGAAAAGTTGAAAGATTTGAGAGAGAAGCTTGCTATTGAAAGGGCTCGTGGAATTATTATCACAGCTTTAGATGAG GTGGCTTGGTTATATAATATCCGTGGGAGTGATGTCTCTTACTGTCCAGTCGTTCATGCATTTGCTATTGTAACATTGAACTCGGCTTTCCTTTATGTGGACAAGAGGAAGGTTTCATCTAAG GTGAGCTCTTCCATACAAGAGAATGGAATTGAAGTTCGGGAGTATGGTGCTGTGAGCTCAGATGTTGCGTTGTTAGCATCTAATCAGCTTGATAAGGACACAGGATTAAGTTCTGGTCGAAATGATGTTTGTGAAACTGGCACATGTGAAGCAGAAGAAAACAATAATGATCTTATATGGGTTGATCCTGCTTCATGCTGCTATGCATTATTTTCGAAACTAGATGCTAAGAAGATGCTCCTGCAGCAGTCACCTTTGGCCCTTGCTAAAGCCTTAAAG AATCCAGTTGAGTTGGATGGATTAAGGAATGCACATATCCGGGATGGTGCAGCTGTTGTGCAGTATCTTGTCTGGTTGGATAAACAG ATGCAAGAGATTTATGGGGCTTCTGGCTACTTCTTGGAGGGGAAGGGAGCAAGCAAAAAAAGATT CAGAGAGACTATGAAACTGACTGAGGTGACTGCTAGTGATAAGTTGGAGGGATTTCGTGCAACAAAAGAG CACTTTAGAGGCCTAAGTTTCCCTACTATTTCTTCGGTTGGTCCAAATGCGGCCGTCATTCATTACTCACCTCAGCCTGAAACATGTGCTGAACTTGATCCAGATAGCATTTATCTATTTGATTCAGGAGCGCAG TATCTAGATGGAACAACTGATATAACTCGGACAGTTCATTTTGGAAAGCCTTCAGAACATGAGAAGGCTTGCTATACCTCA GATTCCACACAGGTTCTTAAGGGCCATATTGCTCTGGGAAATGCTCGCTTTCCTAATGGAACAAATG GTCATgcacttgatattctagctcgaATTCCTTTGTGGAGGTATGGTCTTGATTATCGACATGGTACTGGTCATGGAATTGGATCTTACCTAAATGTTCATGAAG GGCCACATCTAATTAGCTTCAGACCACAGGCTCGTAATGTGCCACTTCAAGCTTCTATGACAGTAACAGATG AACCTGGATATTATGCAGATGGGAACTTTGGGATAAGATTAGAGAATGTACTCGTAATCAAGGAGGCTGATACTGAATTCAATTTTGGTGATAAGGGATACTTATCATTTGAGCATATCACTTGG GCACCATATCAGATAAAGTTGATTGACTTGAGCCTCTTAACACCTGAGGAGATTGAATGGTTAAATACCTACCATTCAAAATGCAGGGAAATTCTTGCACCATCAATGGATAAAAACGAGCTGGATTGGCTGAAAAAAGCCACTGAACCTGTAAGTGCATGA
- the LOC107914298 gene encoding aminopeptidase P1 isoform X5, with product MAEILSALRSLMASHSPPLHALIVPSEDYHQSEYVSDRDKRREFVSGFTGSAGLALITKDEARLWTDGRYFLQAMQQLSDQWQLMRIGEDPSVDSWISDNLPREAAIGVDPWCVSVDTAQRWERAFAKNQQKLIQTSSNLVDEVWKNQPPAETNPVIVHPLEFAGRSVAEKLKDLREKLAIERARGIIITALDEVAWLYNIRGSDVSYCPVVHAFAIVTLNSAFLYVDKRKVSSKVSSSIQENGIEVREYGAVSSDVALLASNQLDKDTGLSSGRNDVCETGTCEAEENNNDLIWVDPASCCYALFSKLDAKKMLLQQSPLALAKALKNPVELDGLRNAHIRDGAAVVQYLVWLDKQMQEIYGASGYFLEGKGASKKRFRETMKLTEVTASDKLEGFRATKEHFRGLSFPTISSVGPNAAVIHYSPQPETCAELDPDSIYLFDSGAQYLDGTTDITRTVHFGKPSEHEKACYTSDSTQVLKGHIALGNARFPNGTNGHALDILARIPLWRYGLDYRHGTGHGIGSYLNVHEGPHLISFRPQARNVPLQASMTVTDVNALTELSLLAGVFLHRQSWPSFVTWILCRWELWDKIRECTRNQGG from the exons ATGGCGGAAATACTTTCTGCTTTGAGGTCTTTAATGGCCTCTCACTCTCCTCCTCTCCATGCCTTAATCGTCCCTTCTGAAGATTATCATCAA AGCGAATATGTTTCTGATCGTGATAAAAGGCGCGAATTTGTTTCTGGATTCACTGGAAGTGcag GTTTGGCACTTATTACAAAAGATGAAGCAAGGCTATGGACGGACGGCCGATATTTCTTGCAAGCGATGCAGCAGCTTAGTGATCAATGGCAACTGATGCGTATCGGAGAAGATCCTTCAGTTGATTCCTGGATATCTGAT AATTTGCCGAGAGAGGCAGCTATTGGGGTCGATCCTTGGTGTGTATCAGTGGATACGGCTCAAAGATGGGAACGTGCTTTTGCGAAAAACCAGCAGAAATTAATTCAAACCTCAAGCAATTTGGTTGATGAGGTGTGGAAAAACCAGCCACCCGCTGAAACTAACCCAGTTATCGTTCATCCCTTGGAATTTGCTGGTCGTTCTGTTGCTGAAAAGTTGAAAGATTTGAGAGAGAAGCTTGCTATTGAAAGGGCTCGTGGAATTATTATCACAGCTTTAGATGAG GTGGCTTGGTTATATAATATCCGTGGGAGTGATGTCTCTTACTGTCCAGTCGTTCATGCATTTGCTATTGTAACATTGAACTCGGCTTTCCTTTATGTGGACAAGAGGAAGGTTTCATCTAAG GTGAGCTCTTCCATACAAGAGAATGGAATTGAAGTTCGGGAGTATGGTGCTGTGAGCTCAGATGTTGCGTTGTTAGCATCTAATCAGCTTGATAAGGACACAGGATTAAGTTCTGGTCGAAATGATGTTTGTGAAACTGGCACATGTGAAGCAGAAGAAAACAATAATGATCTTATATGGGTTGATCCTGCTTCATGCTGCTATGCATTATTTTCGAAACTAGATGCTAAGAAGATGCTCCTGCAGCAGTCACCTTTGGCCCTTGCTAAAGCCTTAAAG AATCCAGTTGAGTTGGATGGATTAAGGAATGCACATATCCGGGATGGTGCAGCTGTTGTGCAGTATCTTGTCTGGTTGGATAAACAG ATGCAAGAGATTTATGGGGCTTCTGGCTACTTCTTGGAGGGGAAGGGAGCAAGCAAAAAAAGATT CAGAGAGACTATGAAACTGACTGAGGTGACTGCTAGTGATAAGTTGGAGGGATTTCGTGCAACAAAAGAG CACTTTAGAGGCCTAAGTTTCCCTACTATTTCTTCGGTTGGTCCAAATGCGGCCGTCATTCATTACTCACCTCAGCCTGAAACATGTGCTGAACTTGATCCAGATAGCATTTATCTATTTGATTCAGGAGCGCAG TATCTAGATGGAACAACTGATATAACTCGGACAGTTCATTTTGGAAAGCCTTCAGAACATGAGAAGGCTTGCTATACCTCA GATTCCACACAGGTTCTTAAGGGCCATATTGCTCTGGGAAATGCTCGCTTTCCTAATGGAACAAATG GTCATgcacttgatattctagctcgaATTCCTTTGTGGAGGTATGGTCTTGATTATCGACATGGTACTGGTCATGGAATTGGATCTTACCTAAATGTTCATGAAG GGCCACATCTAATTAGCTTCAGACCACAGGCTCGTAATGTGCCACTTCAAGCTTCTATGACAGTAACAGATG TTAATGCACTGACTGAGCTGTCATTGTTAGCTGGAGTTTTTTTGCACAGGCAGTCTTGGCCGTCCTTTGT AACCTGGATATTATGCAGATGGGAACTTTGGGATAAGATTAGAGAATGTACTCGTAATCAAGGAGGCTGA
- the LOC107914298 gene encoding aminopeptidase P1 isoform X2, which translates to MAEILSALRSLMASHSPPLHALIVPSEDYHQSEYVSDRDKRREFVSGFTGSAGLALITKDEARLWTDGRYFLQAMQQLSDQWQLMRIGEDPSVDSWISDNLPREAAIGVDPWCVSVDTAQRWERAFAKNQQKLIQTSSNLVDEVWKNQPPAETNPVIVHPLEFAGRSVAEKLKDLREKLAIERARGIIITALDEVAWLYNIRGSDVSYCPVVHAFAIVTLNSAFLYVDKRKVSSKVSSSIQENGIEVREYGAVSSDVALLASNQLDKDTGLSSGRNDVCETGTCEAEENNNDLIWVDPASCCYALFSKLDAKKMLLQQSPLALAKALKNPVELDGLRNAHIRDGAAVVQYLVWLDKQMQEIYGASGYFLEGKGASKKRLETMKLTEVTASDKLEGFRATKEHFRGLSFPTISSVGPNAAVIHYSPQPETCAELDPDSIYLFDSGAQYLDGTTDITRTVHFGKPSEHEKACYTSDSTQVLKGHIALGNARFPNGTNGHALDILARIPLWRYGLDYRHGTGHGIGSYLNVHEGPHLISFRPQARNVPLQASMTVTDEPGYYADGNFGIRLENVLVIKEADTEFNFGDKGYLSFEHITWAPYQIKLIDLSLLTPEEIEWLNTYHSKCREILAPSMDKNELDWLKKATEPVSA; encoded by the exons ATGGCGGAAATACTTTCTGCTTTGAGGTCTTTAATGGCCTCTCACTCTCCTCCTCTCCATGCCTTAATCGTCCCTTCTGAAGATTATCATCAA AGCGAATATGTTTCTGATCGTGATAAAAGGCGCGAATTTGTTTCTGGATTCACTGGAAGTGcag GTTTGGCACTTATTACAAAAGATGAAGCAAGGCTATGGACGGACGGCCGATATTTCTTGCAAGCGATGCAGCAGCTTAGTGATCAATGGCAACTGATGCGTATCGGAGAAGATCCTTCAGTTGATTCCTGGATATCTGAT AATTTGCCGAGAGAGGCAGCTATTGGGGTCGATCCTTGGTGTGTATCAGTGGATACGGCTCAAAGATGGGAACGTGCTTTTGCGAAAAACCAGCAGAAATTAATTCAAACCTCAAGCAATTTGGTTGATGAGGTGTGGAAAAACCAGCCACCCGCTGAAACTAACCCAGTTATCGTTCATCCCTTGGAATTTGCTGGTCGTTCTGTTGCTGAAAAGTTGAAAGATTTGAGAGAGAAGCTTGCTATTGAAAGGGCTCGTGGAATTATTATCACAGCTTTAGATGAG GTGGCTTGGTTATATAATATCCGTGGGAGTGATGTCTCTTACTGTCCAGTCGTTCATGCATTTGCTATTGTAACATTGAACTCGGCTTTCCTTTATGTGGACAAGAGGAAGGTTTCATCTAAG GTGAGCTCTTCCATACAAGAGAATGGAATTGAAGTTCGGGAGTATGGTGCTGTGAGCTCAGATGTTGCGTTGTTAGCATCTAATCAGCTTGATAAGGACACAGGATTAAGTTCTGGTCGAAATGATGTTTGTGAAACTGGCACATGTGAAGCAGAAGAAAACAATAATGATCTTATATGGGTTGATCCTGCTTCATGCTGCTATGCATTATTTTCGAAACTAGATGCTAAGAAGATGCTCCTGCAGCAGTCACCTTTGGCCCTTGCTAAAGCCTTAAAG AATCCAGTTGAGTTGGATGGATTAAGGAATGCACATATCCGGGATGGTGCAGCTGTTGTGCAGTATCTTGTCTGGTTGGATAAACAG ATGCAAGAGATTTATGGGGCTTCTGGCTACTTCTTGGAGGGGAAGGGAGCAAGCAAAAAAAGATT AGAGACTATGAAACTGACTGAGGTGACTGCTAGTGATAAGTTGGAGGGATTTCGTGCAACAAAAGAG CACTTTAGAGGCCTAAGTTTCCCTACTATTTCTTCGGTTGGTCCAAATGCGGCCGTCATTCATTACTCACCTCAGCCTGAAACATGTGCTGAACTTGATCCAGATAGCATTTATCTATTTGATTCAGGAGCGCAG TATCTAGATGGAACAACTGATATAACTCGGACAGTTCATTTTGGAAAGCCTTCAGAACATGAGAAGGCTTGCTATACCTCA GATTCCACACAGGTTCTTAAGGGCCATATTGCTCTGGGAAATGCTCGCTTTCCTAATGGAACAAATG GTCATgcacttgatattctagctcgaATTCCTTTGTGGAGGTATGGTCTTGATTATCGACATGGTACTGGTCATGGAATTGGATCTTACCTAAATGTTCATGAAG GGCCACATCTAATTAGCTTCAGACCACAGGCTCGTAATGTGCCACTTCAAGCTTCTATGACAGTAACAGATG AACCTGGATATTATGCAGATGGGAACTTTGGGATAAGATTAGAGAATGTACTCGTAATCAAGGAGGCTGATACTGAATTCAATTTTGGTGATAAGGGATACTTATCATTTGAGCATATCACTTGG GCACCATATCAGATAAAGTTGATTGACTTGAGCCTCTTAACACCTGAGGAGATTGAATGGTTAAATACCTACCATTCAAAATGCAGGGAAATTCTTGCACCATCAATGGATAAAAACGAGCTGGATTGGCTGAAAAAAGCCACTGAACCTGTAAGTGCATGA